A stretch of DNA from Leptospira wolffii serovar Khorat str. Khorat-H2:
GCGTATTCCGAGGATTATTCGAAGGAAAATAAGGAGAAGAAGGATCAGAAATCCTCGAATATCTCTCCGGACTGGAGTCCCGATCCGGATCGCAAAACTAGGTTTCGCGAAGAGAAAGAGGAGAAGGACCAACTCGCTACCAAGCCTTTACCTAAGTCCACGAACTTTTTGGTATACGGAGCAAGTATCGGATCTCCCGGAAGCATCAACTTCAACCTAGGGTATTATTACAAGGACATCGTAATCAGAGGCTCCGGAGGGCATTGGAGTCCTCATTGGTGGGGCTGGCAATTGGACTTGGGGATCAGTTTCTGGAAAACACCTGTGATCGCTCACAGCGTTTCCGTCGTACTCGGACAATTCCAAGTGGATCCTTTCGCTCCTGAATTGGGGCGAGGCGGGCAAACATCATATAGAACCGGTTCCGATATACCAGGATACCAGCATAGGGACCCGACGTATGAGGATTTGATCATACGTTCTTATATCTCGGAGCAGAATCCGACTCTGGCTGCGATTTTCGAATACCAGAGTAGAGAAAAGCAAAGAGTAGTCTTAGGTCAGCGATACATCGGCCTTACCTACGATATTCTCATGGGAAATTTCTATCTGCAGGTAGGCGGAGGAATCGGCAGCGGGGATTATAAGAATCCTCAACTCCTTATCCAACTCGGATACTTCTTCGATACGAGGTCCAGCCAATGATCAATCGCCTTATCGAATCTGTTCTCAGATTCAGAATTCCAACGCTCATGTCCGCCATTTTTATCGTTATTCTCGGGATTTGGGCCTGGACGGACATTCGGAAGGAAGCATACTCGGATATCGCCGATACCCAGGTACGTCTGATTGCCAAATTCCCTGGAAAAGCCGCAGTCGAAGTAGAGGAAAGGGTGACTCTACCGATAGAAAGGGTGTTAAATGCGATTCCTAAAGTAGCGGTTCGCCGTTCCCGTACGATCAACGGACTCGTAGTGTTCCAATTCGTTTTCGAAGACGGAACGGATGATTATTTCGCTCGTATGCGACTTATGGAGAGAGTGGCCGACGCGGATATTCCGGAAGAAGTGCAGCCCGCTCTCGGTCCCATGAGTTCTCCGGTCGGGGAAATTTTCCGTTACGTAGTGGAATCTTCCCAGAACCATACTCAGATGGAACTGCGTACCATCCAGGACTGGGTGGTCATGCCTAAGATGCTATCCATTCCCGGCATAGCGGACGTAGTAACATTCGGCGGTTTACCTAAACAATTCCACGTGGTAACTTCGCCGGACAAATTGATTCGATACAAACTTACTATCAACGACGTTATCTCGGCGATCCAGGCAAATAACCTGAATACCGGAGGAAACCTTCTACTCCAGGGGGAGCAGGGTTTTCCTATCCGCTCGTTAGGCGCGATTCGTAGTCCTGAGCATATCGAGAATATCGTGGTTAAGACCGTAAACGGGGTTCCGGTATTCGTTCGGGACCTGGCGACGGTGGAAGTTTCCCATCCGATTCCCAGCGGTGTCTTAGGATATACCATTCAAAACGATCGAGAAGGGTTGATCGACGTGGATTCCTCCGTCCAAGGACTCGTAGCGATGCGTCGTTGGGGGGACCCAAATGAGATGGGGGACCGGATTCGAGCCAAGGTTAAGGAAATTAACGAGAATTATTTACCGCAGGGTGTTCAACTTCGCACCACTTACGATCGCAGCGATCTTGTCAATTATACGTTACGCACAATAGGCCGCACCCTTTTGGAAGGCGTGATGGTCGTGAGTTTGGTTCTTATTTTCTTCATAGGAAGCGCCAAGGCGTCTCTTGTAGTCGTCGCAACCATTCCATTTGCGTTACTCTTCGCCTTCTTGCTCATGAATATGACCGGGATTCCCGCGAGTCTTCTTTCACTCGGAGCCATCGACTTCGGTATCGTCGTGGACGGGGCCGTGATCATGGTGGAAAATATCATGAGAAGATACCGGGACGCAACCCCGGCCGAGAAGAGCCGGGGGATTGTAAAGCTTACCGCGGAATCCGCGGGAGAGGTAGGGACGGAAATTCTCTTCTCTATTTTGATCATCATTCTCGCATATTTACCGATTTTCTCTTTTGAGAGAATCGAAGGTCGCCTCTTTAAACCGATGGCCTTTACGATTTCTTTCGCCATCTTCGGGGCTTTGATATTCTCCATGACCGTGGTTCCGGTAATGATGACATATCTTTTCCGCGGATACTTCGAATCCGCAACTCCCGGTCCGATCGCTTGGCATAACCCGTTCTACGGATGGGCGGAAGAACGTTATAAAAAACTGATAGAATTCCTTGTGGATAGATCCAAGAGGGTGGTAGTCTATTCCTTTACGGTCGTTATTCTACTTTTAGGAATCGGGGGATATAAGCTCGGAACGGAGTTCTTGCCCGAGATGGACGAAGGCGGATTCAATTTAAGGATCTTCTTTCCAGTGGGGATTTCCCTTCCTGAGGCGCGAAAATTCATGCCTAAGATTCGGGAAACTATCTATAAGAACGAACAAGTAAGTGTGGTTCTTTCTCAGTTGGGAAGAAACGACGACGGAACGGATCCTTTACCGCCTAACCGTTTGGAGGTCCTCGTCAGTCTCAAGGATTACGACGACTGGAAGGAAAGGATTACCAAGCAAGAACTCCTTCTCCGAATGAAAAACGACCTGGAAGCCACGTTACCCGGAGCAAGGATCAGTTTCTCGCAGCCGATCATGGATAACCTTTCGGAAGCCATTATGGGGACGATCGCGGATTTGGCCGTATTCGTTTCCGGGCAGGATTTGAAAATCATGCGGGGCCTTGCCGAAGAGATTTTAGAAATCGTAAAGGACATGCCCGGGGCCAGTGAATTCGGAATCGAGCAGGAAGCGGATAGCCCGCAATTGACCGTTCGGATAGATCGGGAGGCGGCGGCGAGATACGGAATCAACGTAAGCGATGTGCAGCAGATGGTGGAAGCCGCTATCGGAATGCAAAGAATCAGCACGCTTTACGAGGGGCCGTCGGATATTCCTCCTAAGACTCCGGCCAGATTCGGAATTGTGGTTCGCTTTTCCAAAGATTATAGAGCCTCGAAGCGTTCCATCGAAGATATGCCGATCATTTCTCCTAAGGGAGAAAGAATTCCTCTATCCCAATTGGCTAAGATCACTCTGGAAGACGGTCCTACAATGATTTTCCGCCAGGAAGGTAGAAGGACGATTACGGTTCGTACGAACGTTCGAGGTCGAGACCAGGGAGGATTCGTAAACGAGTTGCGTAAGAAAGTGCAACAGAAAATCAAACTCCCCGAAGGTTACGAGGTCCGATACGGAGGGCAATACGAAAACTTAGCGAGGGTCGGTAAGAAGCTCGCTATCGTAATCCCGATCACCGTAGCTATCATTTTCGGAGTCTTATTCTTACTTTATAGAAATTTAAAGTATGTTTATGTGGCCTTGGCCTGCCTCCCTCTTTCCTTGGTGGGCGGGATTTATGCGCTTCTGCTCAGAGGATATTATTTCAACGTATCGAGCGGGGTGGGGTTCATTTCCCTTTTCGGGATCGCGACCATGTCGGGGGTATTATTCGTTTCTAGGACGAACCACCTGCTTTTAGAAGAGCCTACCTTAACTACGAGAGAAGCGGTGAGTAAGGCGGCGGTGATTCAATTGCGTCCTATGCTCATGACCATATTGCTCGCTTTGCTCGGTCTAATTCCTGCAACGCTCGCTTCCGGGGTCGGTTCCGACGTGCAAAGGCCGTTGGCCACGGTAATCGTAGGTGGATTATTCTCCGCGATGCTACTCGTTTTGACTATTCTGCCTTCTCTCTATCTGATCGTTGTAGGCGAAAGAAAACAACTCGGCACTTCCGGGGCGGAAAAATCCTTGGCCCTTCATCCGGAAGCCTATGTTTCTCTTTACGATGATCTGGAAGAGGATACCGTTTCCAAAAATGGAAGGAAGTCCAAAACTTCCGCTTCCAAGAAGAAGGGTAAGAAGTAAGGTTATTTAAACCTCTTACCCCTCAATAAAGAAGAGCCGCTCCGTAAGGAGCGGCTTTTTTATTCTTCGGTGAGATAATCGAGCCTTACGAAAAAGGAGTGACAGAGAGAAATCTGAGATTATCCACTAACCCTCATTTAAACACAGGTGGATGACATGAACTACCCCGAAAAAATTCTCGTTATAGCAGGAGTTTTGAATCTAGCGTATGGGAGTCTTACAGGATTCGCTTATGCTTTGGCTAGAGGCAAGGCGGAGTTTCCCTCTAGGTATTTGCAAGCGGCGCATATTGGACCTTTGATGCAAGGGCCTATGCTCCTCGGACTCATACTCGCTTTCCGTTTCGCTCCTCTATCCGATTTTCTGGAATTAGTCGGAGCTTCCTTATTTGCCGCTTCTTCCGCTCTACTTGCATTAAAGGATACGGCCAATTGGTTGCAATCCGTCAAGGACGAGTTCCAGGAAAAGCCTCCTCTAGGAAAAATCCTAGGGCTTTTAGGGGTTCTCGCGAATGTGGGAGGAGTAGGGATCATCGTTTACGGAGTATTCTCCGCTTAAGAAGCGATCTCTTCATTTCGTGGGACCGAGTCAATGGGTATTCGATTGTTTTACAAAGCCGGTGCTGATGTGCGGTTGGTTAACCGGTCCGGAAGGTTGTTCCTTTGATACTTTGGAGAATGATCTGAAAGTCGGCGGCAAATACCCGTATGTCTTGCGGACCTAAGCAAATGCTCTTCGGCAGAAATGCGAGAACTCGAGGCGGGTGCGGCGGACGGCGCTCTGTCTATAACTCGATAAATTATTGTTAGAGCTTGCCTAGAAAATCCGATTCAATTGCAATAGGACGAAAAACCTAACCCCGATATTACGAGTCGATACGGGGTTTCTTTGCAAAGTTTCCAAATAAGGTATAGGTTTTCCGGAAAGGGCAAAAGTCTTTCTTTCGTCTCAAATTAGAAAGGGGACGAAGCGACATGAGCGAGGATCTAAAATCCAAGGCCCGGCAAGGGAGAAGGGGAATCTGGAAAAGATTCCTATTGAATTGTTGGGAAATTTTGCCTCACGGTTTGAGAAGGCAATTAGTCGCCATGTCCGGTCAATCCGATCTGGACTTTTGATACGCAATCCCCAGACTTTGGGGATTTATTTTAGTACTAGTTATTTTCCTGTCTCGCTTCGATGGCCCTATCTAAGATCAAAAGGTTTCCGGACCCGAGAAACTTTCCAAGGGACGCGGCCAAAATAAAAAGAGCGCCCTTTCGGGCGCCCTTCCCATACCAAATGTGTGTTGGAGCGAAAAGTTCGATTAGAACTTAGCTACAATACCCAAAGTCAGACCGTATTGGTCTTTGCTCTTCTCTCCTTGAGCGTTTACGAATTGGTAACCGTTCGCCCAGTCTCTTCTAAGATCGAGCTTGATTAACAGGTTTTCCGTAAAGTTCCAGATAGGAGTCACGGTGAAAGTCTTATAAGAACCGTAGTTGGTGTTTCCGTAGTTCGTATAATCTTTCGGCTTCAGGAATTGCAGAACTTCCGTGTCGGTAAGGCCTGCTAATTGAGGTGCGGCAGCTTTTACTGCTGCAGCCAATTCTGCATCGAGTTGTTGCTGAGCAGGGCTCAGGTAAGTGTTTGCGTTCCTGAACGGGTTGAAAGTAGTCAACTGACCGTTATTGTGTCTGTCATCCAGATACTCGAAACGGAAGTTAACACCCCACTCGTCGTTCAATTTAACCTTAATCCAAGATCCGTAAGCTCTATAAGAAGACTTGGTGTCTTTGGTAGTTACCGCGCCGCCCAGGATTTTTTCCAGGGAGTAAGGATCGGAACCGTCAGCGTTTACAAGAGAAGCTTGTTTGTTTCCTACTGCAGCTCCACCTTGTTTCTCACTCCAAGTATAATCGAGGTCGATGGTGATTCGATCGGTAGGAGAGATGGACACGATGGCGTGGTTCATGAACCAATAGTCCTGGGTGTATTTCGCTCTAGGAGCGGTAGGAGCTGGAGCTCCCAATTGATTAGCCAGGTAAGCTTGGGTAGGATCCACTACGCCGGAAGCTCCGTCTTGGGAATACAAAGTGTTCCAAGTAACGGAGAGTTTGTCTTCGATGATGGTTCCTTTAACCTGAGTTCCAATCGCTTTGTGCTGGGTAGCCGCTTCGTAGAAGCTGCTTTTCCCGGTGTTTGCTAAGCTGGAAGTAACTGTGGAGTTCGCAGGAGTAGTAGCATCATACCCGAACGTATAGTTCGGCGTAACGTAACCGGTACCACCACCACTGTTATACAGATAAAAGGTTCCTGTCCATTTGTCTGTAAATTGAGTGGTTAAGCGAGCACCGGTGTGAATGAACGGGATTGTATTTTGGAAGATGGCCCCTATCGAGTAGTTCGGGTTGTTGAAGGATTCCAAAACCTCGTAACCGATATGTGTAGCCATTTTTCCCACATCCAGAGTCATTCCCTTCAAAACAGGGAAATACATACTGATATAAGCTTGTTTCAGCATGTTCGTATTGAAGATGTTGTTGGTGCTAGCGTAAGGCGCTTCTTGGAATGCGTTGTTTTGTCCGTTTTGGAAATCAACGCGGAAACCCCAAGGACTTCCTTTTTCAGCGGTCTTTTGGATCGCTAAAGCAGCTGCGTTTACCGCAAAGTTCTTGTTGCTGGTCTCGAAGGAACGGGTTGCGTCCACATCGTTACTTTGCAGAGGGTTGTTATTGTACATATAGTACACATCCACAAAACCCGAAAACTCAACTGCTTCGTACCAATTTTTGTCCACCGGATCCGGTGCAGCCGCCGGTTTCGCCGCCGGCGGTACTTGCACATCCTTAGCTGGGGCTTTATTGGCTTGGGCAAAAGCCGATGAAGCGGATACCAGGGCTAGGGCGGCAATGAGGCTGACTGTATTTTTTCTCATCATTCTCCTAAATCTCCTATGCCCGTATATATGCAACTAGCGTGCCAGGTTGCTAAAAATCAGCAAAGAGACAAAATATGGCTTAAAAACGATTCTAAATCCAAATTAGAATGCCTGTTTTAGGTGCTTGAGAATGTATAAATTTTCTGAATGGACAGATTGTTTATAAAATAGGCATATTTCGGTATGCTTAGAATTTAGGCAGGATAGAGGATTTAAGGCTCGATTTTATATAGAAAGGGCTAGGGTGGAATATTGTAGTACCTCTTACGGAAGAATCTAGAAGTACTTTAGCGGTTTAGGGGATAAGCAACAGGAGAGATTCTTGGGTGTTCCGGCTAGGATCCTCTAAGACCGCATTTAGGCAGGTCTTTAAGACTTCTCCTAGTTGCTTAGGGGGGAGATTCGGTCTCTTCTCTTTTAGAATGTTTCCGTTTATCGCTAGATCTGCCAACACAAGGGGAGGATCGGATTTCCATTCTTCTTCCGCAGAGGGAAGCCAGAACGCTTCCTTGCCTTGGATCGCCTTCCAGAGAATCGCTAACTCGTTGTACCAAACCCGGATTTCCTTTTTTCCAGCAAATTGTGCGATCGGATGTAATAGAAGTCTTCTGAGTTCGGATCTAAGTCTCAATTCTTCCTCTTTTTCCAAAAGAGAATATAATGTTTTTATCAAGAATAGGGATTCTTTGGTTCTTTGATTGGAGAATTTCAGGTTCTTAAAGAATGTAAGCGTCTCCGTTTCTATATGGCTTCTTTCGAATGCGGAATGTAGGAAGAATGCCAACCGGATCCGGTCCGGCTCGGAAGGCAATCCGGAGAATGCGTCCCTGTCCCAGGCCCATTCTTTCGAAGAGAACGGGTACAATTTCGCAGGTGTGAATAATTCCAGAATTCCGAACTCCTTTAGCAATTCTAGAGAAGGAGCGGGGTTCGGGCTCTTTAGGATTTTCAGGAATTCGTCATGGATTCTTTCCGGAGAAACCTTGGCGGTGATCGGTTTGCAAGTAAGGATCGCTTCCGCGGTTTTTTCTTCGAGTCGGAAGCCTAGGCTAGAAACGAATCGGATCCCTCTCACGGGTCTAAGGCCGTCCTCCGTAAATCGAGCGATCGGATCCCCGATGGTTCGGATGATTTTTTTTCGGATATCCTCCTGGCCTTCGTGTTCGTCTATAAGCTCTTTCTTTAATAGATCCAAGGCGATCGCGTTCACCGTAAAGTCCCTTCTTCTCAGATCCTCGCTCAGACTCACTCCGAAATGCACGGTTTCGGGTCTGCGTCCATCCACATAATCCTCGTCTTTCCGAAAAGTGGTGAGCTCATAGCTTCTGTCCTTCATTAGAACGGTAATCGTTCCATGTTTGATTCCGGTAGGAACAGTACGGGGGAACGACTTTTGGACGATTTCCGGTAAGAGGGAAACCGCTAGATCATATTCATGAGGAATCTTGCCTAGGATCAAATCCCGTACGGAACCTCCTACTAAGTAAGCGTTTCCTCCTTTTTCGGAGACTATATTGGAAATTTGCAGAAGGTCTTCTAAGGAAGTAGAAGGAATGGAGGAGATCAGTTTTTCGGGATGCATTATTGGACGAATTTCTTCCAGAGGGGAAGGTATTTCTCCTTAAGTTCCGGATTTTTAGAAAGAAGGTCTTCCACTTTTTTCCGAGTGGCTTCGTCTACGGATACTCTTAAGAAAGGAAGACTAGCTTGCTCGGATAAAATCCGATCGATTTGATCGGAAGCCTGAGACCAAGCTTCTCCGCAAATTTCTTTGTATTCCGATTCCGGGTGTTCCTGGCAAAGAAGCGCAAGCTCCAAGAACTTACCTTCCTTTTTCAAGTTCTCCATCTGGCCGAGAATATTTCCCTTACAGGATCCCGCCAAAAATCCTAGAACCGAAAGTAAGACGATCGTATGAGAGGGTCGCATCTAAAAAGAGATTCGGACGAAGAAGCGGAAGTGGAAACCATTTTTTGGTTCTTTCAGGTCCGGGTCTTAAAAAGCCATATTGGCGAGTTTATCCGCCCTTTTGTTTTTTTCTCGGGGAACGTGTTCGATCCTAAAGGACTTTAATTTGGAACTTAAGGCTCGGATTTTATCCTTGGCAATTTGCAGATGGGGGGATTTGACTTTGTATTCTCCTCGGAATTGTTTTACCACCAATTCCGAATCCAGGAACGCATGCACTTCCGTCGCTCCCGCGTCCAAACAATATTTGAGCCCTGCCTCTAAGGCCGCCCATTCCGCAGTATTATTGGTGCCGTCCGGAATTCTTTCCGAGATCGTATGGATTTCCTCTTCTCCGTCAAGGATGGAGACTCCGATAGAAGAGGGGCCCGGGTTCCCCTTGGACGCCCCGTCGCAATAGATTCGAAACGATTTCAATTTTTTCCTTTTTCGGTTCCTTGGGGGAATAGGAGGGATATAGGTTTCCAAACCAAGATATAACCTAAAAGAATGAATAAGGATACGATAAAAGAAAGGATCCCGAGTAAAAAGGATTGGCCGCTTCTAAACGCTCGGTCGAACTCCATAGGAAAGAAAATCCCTCCTAGCAAACAAAGGAATCCCAATAAAAGAAACGCGAATAAGGCCCAAGGAAGGGCGAGAAAATAGAATAGGTAGCTGAAGGCGGCAAAGCCGAATGCCAGTCTGTATGCGTTCCAACGAGCGAATTGATCCATAAATAATCGGAATACCATCTTAAGTCCTATCCCTCGGAGCAAGTACCTTGGCAATGGAAAAATTGGGAAAATATAAAAGGAGGCAAGCGATTCGATTTTCACTTTCGATTAAGGTTGCTCCTTTGTATCTTTTATCCGAAGTTGATTTACGGTTCCATGAGAAGAAGGGACCGTATGCGTAAGTAGGAAGGAATCGTATGGACTATGACGAATTTATGCGTTCCTTGCCCTTGTCCCCCGAATCCGGATGCTCTTATTATCCGGAGAGAATGTCCCGGATCCGCGGCTTCTCCCTTACCCAGGCCCCGACTCCTATCGTATTGGATCGACTTTTGGATTTCGGTTTTCGTAGAGCAGGAAATTTTTTCTATAGAACGGTTTGCCAAGCTTGTTCCGACTGCTTGAGCTACAGAATCCGGTTGTCGAAGTTCGAGATCCATGCAAAGGATCGGAGACTCTTAAAAAAGAATAGGGACTTGAGAATCGAATTCGGCGCCCCTAAGATCGATTCCGAAAAAGAAGAATTGTATCTACGTTACCAAAGATCCAGACATACCGGAAGTTATGGCAACTCTTCCGAGGAAATTTTGGAAACCATGCGTTTCCAAATGTACGAGGGTGCCGATTCTTCCGGTGAGATCCGAATTCTGGATTCGGAAAAATTGATCGGTTGGATTCTTTTGGATTTGGGAGAAGAAAACGTATCAGCGGTCTATTCGGTTTTCGATCCGGAACGAAAGGAAAGAGGACTTGGAAATTTCTTGGTATTAGGTTCCATTCTTTGGGCCAAAGAGAACGGATTTAAAAATTATCATTTGGGTCTGTATTTACCCGGTCATCCTAAGATGGATTACAAAGCGAAGTGGAAACCCGCGGAAATTCTAGATAAGTCTTCCGGTCTATGGTTGGATTCCGAGGAGTTTCTAGAGGATTTTCGTCCGGGGACCCATTCTCCGACTTGATTCTTGGCAACAAGAGACAAGGGAAAGCCGCCAAA
This window harbors:
- a CDS encoding efflux RND transporter permease subunit, producing the protein MINRLIESVLRFRIPTLMSAIFIVILGIWAWTDIRKEAYSDIADTQVRLIAKFPGKAAVEVEERVTLPIERVLNAIPKVAVRRSRTINGLVVFQFVFEDGTDDYFARMRLMERVADADIPEEVQPALGPMSSPVGEIFRYVVESSQNHTQMELRTIQDWVVMPKMLSIPGIADVVTFGGLPKQFHVVTSPDKLIRYKLTINDVISAIQANNLNTGGNLLLQGEQGFPIRSLGAIRSPEHIENIVVKTVNGVPVFVRDLATVEVSHPIPSGVLGYTIQNDREGLIDVDSSVQGLVAMRRWGDPNEMGDRIRAKVKEINENYLPQGVQLRTTYDRSDLVNYTLRTIGRTLLEGVMVVSLVLIFFIGSAKASLVVVATIPFALLFAFLLMNMTGIPASLLSLGAIDFGIVVDGAVIMVENIMRRYRDATPAEKSRGIVKLTAESAGEVGTEILFSILIIILAYLPIFSFERIEGRLFKPMAFTISFAIFGALIFSMTVVPVMMTYLFRGYFESATPGPIAWHNPFYGWAEERYKKLIEFLVDRSKRVVVYSFTVVILLLGIGGYKLGTEFLPEMDEGGFNLRIFFPVGISLPEARKFMPKIRETIYKNEQVSVVLSQLGRNDDGTDPLPPNRLEVLVSLKDYDDWKERITKQELLLRMKNDLEATLPGARISFSQPIMDNLSEAIMGTIADLAVFVSGQDLKIMRGLAEEILEIVKDMPGASEFGIEQEADSPQLTVRIDREAAARYGINVSDVQQMVEAAIGMQRISTLYEGPSDIPPKTPARFGIVVRFSKDYRASKRSIEDMPIISPKGERIPLSQLAKITLEDGPTMIFRQEGRRTITVRTNVRGRDQGGFVNELRKKVQQKIKLPEGYEVRYGGQYENLARVGKKLAIVIPITVAIIFGVLFLLYRNLKYVYVALACLPLSLVGGIYALLLRGYYFNVSSGVGFISLFGIATMSGVLFVSRTNHLLLEEPTLTTREAVSKAAVIQLRPMLMTILLALLGLIPATLASGVGSDVQRPLATVIVGGLFSAMLLVLTILPSLYLIVVGERKQLGTSGAEKSLALHPEAYVSLYDDLEEDTVSKNGRKSKTSASKKKGKK
- a CDS encoding outer membrane beta-barrel protein; the protein is MRKNTVSLIAALALVSASSAFAQANKAPAKDVQVPPAAKPAAAPDPVDKNWYEAVEFSGFVDVYYMYNNNPLQSNDVDATRSFETSNKNFAVNAAALAIQKTAEKGSPWGFRVDFQNGQNNAFQEAPYASTNNIFNTNMLKQAYISMYFPVLKGMTLDVGKMATHIGYEVLESFNNPNYSIGAIFQNTIPFIHTGARLTTQFTDKWTGTFYLYNSGGGTGYVTPNYTFGYDATTPANSTVTSSLANTGKSSFYEAATQHKAIGTQVKGTIIEDKLSVTWNTLYSQDGASGVVDPTQAYLANQLGAPAPTAPRAKYTQDYWFMNHAIVSISPTDRITIDLDYTWSEKQGGAAVGNKQASLVNADGSDPYSLEKILGGAVTTKDTKSSYRAYGSWIKVKLNDEWGVNFRFEYLDDRHNNGQLTTFNPFRNANTYLSPAQQQLDAELAAAVKAAAPQLAGLTDTEVLQFLKPKDYTNYGNTNYGSYKTFTVTPIWNFTENLLIKLDLRRDWANGYQFVNAQGEKSKDQYGLTLGIVAKF
- a CDS encoding CCA tRNA nucleotidyltransferase → MHPEKLISSIPSTSLEDLLQISNIVSEKGGNAYLVGGSVRDLILGKIPHEYDLAVSLLPEIVQKSFPRTVPTGIKHGTITVLMKDRSYELTTFRKDEDYVDGRRPETVHFGVSLSEDLRRRDFTVNAIALDLLKKELIDEHEGQEDIRKKIIRTIGDPIARFTEDGLRPVRGIRFVSSLGFRLEEKTAEAILTCKPITAKVSPERIHDEFLKILKSPNPAPSLELLKEFGILELFTPAKLYPFSSKEWAWDRDAFSGLPSEPDRIRLAFFLHSAFERSHIETETLTFFKNLKFSNQRTKESLFLIKTLYSLLEKEEELRLRSELRRLLLHPIAQFAGKKEIRVWYNELAILWKAIQGKEAFWLPSAEEEWKSDPPLVLADLAINGNILKEKRPNLPPKQLGEVLKTCLNAVLEDPSRNTQESLLLLIP
- a CDS encoding ribonuclease HI family protein yields the protein MKSFRIYCDGASKGNPGPSSIGVSILDGEEEIHTISERIPDGTNNTAEWAALEAGLKYCLDAGATEVHAFLDSELVVKQFRGEYKVKSPHLQIAKDKIRALSSKLKSFRIEHVPREKNKRADKLANMAF
- a CDS encoding arginyltransferase, producing MDYDEFMRSLPLSPESGCSYYPERMSRIRGFSLTQAPTPIVLDRLLDFGFRRAGNFFYRTVCQACSDCLSYRIRLSKFEIHAKDRRLLKKNRDLRIEFGAPKIDSEKEELYLRYQRSRHTGSYGNSSEEILETMRFQMYEGADSSGEIRILDSEKLIGWILLDLGEENVSAVYSVFDPERKERGLGNFLVLGSILWAKENGFKNYHLGLYLPGHPKMDYKAKWKPAEILDKSSGLWLDSEEFLEDFRPGTHSPT